CGACGATGAACATCGTGATGAGCTTCAGCGTCTGGCATGGATTGGCCTGATGGATCAGGCGCGCGCCGACCTGGGCAGCGACGGTCTGAAAACGTGGTGGAAGAATCAGAGCCGTAAGACGCGCCAGCAGGTTCCTCTGCAGGTCGCCATGGCGGAACATCTTATTGAATGTGACGATCATGACACGGCTCAGGAGATCCTCCTCGACGGCCTGAAGCGCCAGTATGACGATCGTCTGGTGATGGTGATCCCGCGCCTGAAAACCAATAATCCTGAGCAAATCGAAAAAGTGCTGCGTCAGCAGATTAAAACCGTCGGTGACCGCCCGCTGCTGTGGAGCACGCTCGGTCAGTCGCTGATGAAGCACGGAGAATGGCAGGAGGCGAGCCTCGCCTTCCGCGCGGCGCTGAAGCAGCGTCCGGACGCGTTTGACTACGCGTGGCTTGCCGATACGCTGGACAAGCAGCACAAGCCGGAAGAGGCAGCCGCCATGCGGCGTGACGGATTGCTGCTAACGCTGCAAAATAACGGTACGCAGCAGTAAATAAAAAGGAGGCCTGATGGCCTCCTTTTTTTATCGCCTTTCTCCTGCTACATTCTTTACACCCACATCCGCAAACGAACCCGCCAATGTAACGATGTCTTTTCATTAACCTTTTTTCACACACGCGCACATTTTGCAGCGTGGACTAAATCGTTTTTGAAAGGAAATCTCCATGAACTCGCTTTTGTATGCGCTTATTCAAGCGCTGCGTTGCCACCTCTGGCTGCGCCTGCTTGCCTGTGCTTTTATCTTTTCTTCGCTGGGGAATGGCTTAACCCAGGTCGTGGTCTTCGGTTTGCTGCTGGCGTGGTCAGCCCCGCCCGCTCTGCTCACTCTCGCTTTTCTTTTCGCTACGGTACCAGGGTTCATCGGCAGTATCTTCGGCGAAAAGCTATGCTCACGCTTTTCGCCGATATCCCTGCTGATACTGACCGAGGGGCTGGGCCTGCTCGCCCTGCTCTTTCCCCTGCTTGGTGTGGGTTACCACAGCGTTGCCGCATTGCTCGCCGTGCAATCCACCGAAGCCCTGCTCAGCGGGATGAGCTGGCCCGCGCTGACATTGCTCTTTAAGCGCGGTCTCAGCGAAGCGGAGCTGCCCGCTGCAACCTGTCTGGAAAATGTGATTTTTGCTTCTCAGGTGTTGTTAGGGACCGGCCTGGGCATGGTGCTGTTTCAGAAGACATCCGTGTTTACCCTGCTGGCTATTGATGCCGCCAGCTTTCTGGGCTCATTAGTACTACTATGGCTGGCTGGGCGCCGGTTTTATCCGGCACCACATCCCACCGCTATGGAAAGGGGAGTTTCTGCAACATTACGCTGGCAGGCGTTGACCGTTCGGCAAAAACGCAGCCTGCTCATCCTGCCGGCGCTGGCTGCCGTCGGCTCACCGGCGATGGCGCTTCTTCCGGCACTGGCCCAGCAGCTTAGTCCTCAGGATGCGGCGGGCCTTGCTTTGCCTCTGCTTTTCGCGAGGAGTCTGGGGCAGCTTTGTGGCCCCCT
This region of Enterobacter asburiae genomic DNA includes:
- a CDS encoding MFS transporter, with the translated sequence MNSLLYALIQALRCHLWLRLLACAFIFSSLGNGLTQVVVFGLLLAWSAPPALLTLAFLFATVPGFIGSIFGEKLCSRFSPISLLILTEGLGLLALLFPLLGVGYHSVAALLAVQSTEALLSGMSWPALTLLFKRGLSEAELPAATCLENVIFASQVLLGTGLGMVLFQKTSVFTLLAIDAASFLGSLVLLWLAGRRFYPAPHPTAMERGVSATLRWQALTVRQKRSLLILPALAAVGSPAMALLPALAQQLSPQDAAGLALPLLFARSLGQLCGPLLLKKESLMRIAAHTPRIIVCLSIFLTAYGMLPFLSGWTVCALGMIFIAHLASNVLFAAGTFGVLSSFPLTQTASASGKAWRWQTLSASLFTGIAAAVASGFGSVQALYAVSVSALLMVALIMRLYRE